CGGGTTGCCAGGTTGACGGAGAAAGAAATTTTACAAGGTCGTCCCGCAAACCAGGTGGTCGTTTGCTTGCGTTCCGCTCAGGGGGTGACACCGGACAACATCTATTACCTGCGCGACCAGAAGGAACTCGGGCTGCCGGAGACGGTGCTGCGGGTAATGGCGGATGAAAAGCGGCAACGTGTGACGGTTTTTACGGAGCGGCTGGCCCGTTTCGTTAAAATCGAGCTTCCCGGAGAAATGCTGACGTTTAGCGACAATTATTTTGATCTGTTACCGGGAACGTCCCGGACGATTGAGATCGGCCATCTGGAAGGGAAGGAAGTGACTTTTGACGAGTTGAGGGTTT
Above is a genomic segment from Polycladomyces subterraneus containing:
- a CDS encoding glycoside hydrolase family 2 protein, producing RVARLTEKEILQGRPANQVVVCLRSAQGVTPDNIYYLRDQKELGLPETVLRVMADEKRQRVTVFTERLARFVKIELPGEMLTFSDNYFDLLPGTSRTIEIGHLEGKEVTFDELRVSALNASLTEYD